A portion of the Bombus terrestris chromosome 3, iyBomTerr1.2, whole genome shotgun sequence genome contains these proteins:
- the LOC100650987 gene encoding serine/threonine-protein kinase tousled-like 2 isoform X2 has translation MTYVSSRLSLLFIEGSLPSGYIWCVCRKMSAGSQIQMAPQSTVNSGQSVHSQDSNMSTGSSHSDKEVDPNTPEKVPRTPSERKRKRKADDGGGGVTGGPIGSKGSRSVAALENKKINEYFPKHHLGNSPIRHGGAKSPSPQQGYPMYPPSPQQLLSPQVTTPNSSVAEFSSLMQPPRPHPQPPPPPPPASTQPAGSMVSKQVQVRPTNLSRTSQVRQAKTNTPNTELTCQRIQEFETQASSDLELRNNKIDELNRTTDELRHQMANQQKLIEQHKSHINKCIDVVKKLLKEKSNIEKKEARQKCMQNRLRLGQFVTQRVGATFQENWTDGYAFQELARRQEEIATEREEIDKQKKLLLKKRPSNSETGRKRSQPQPSLHNGTEATFLKPDAVPGSYTWQEYYEADEILKLRQSALKKEDADLQLEMEKLERERNLHIRELKRIHNEDQSRFNSHPVLNERYLLLMLLGKGGFSEVHKAFDLKEQRYVACKVHQLNKDWKEDKKANYIKHALREYNIHKALDHPRVVKLYDVFEIDANSFCTVLEYCDGHDLDFYLKQHKTIPEREARSIVMQVVSALKYLNEIKPPVIHYDLKPGNILLTEGNVCGEIKITDFGLSKVMDEENYNPDHGMDLTSQGAGTYWYLPPECFVIGKNPPKISSKVDVWSVGVIFYQCLYGKKPFGHNQSQATILEENTILKATEVQFANKPTVSNEAKSFIRSCLAYRKEERIDVLTLARHEYLQPPVPKHGRQANNQQQQQQQQQIQQQQQTSFSIGMFSGMNASSSS, from the exons ATGACGTATGTGTCGTCGCGGTTATCGTTGTTGTTCATTGAAGGCAGTTTGCCTAGCGGCTACATTTGGTGCGTATGCAGAAAA atGTCTGCTGGGTCACAAATTCAGATGGCACCTCAATCAACTGTAAACTCTGGTCAGTCAGTTCATAGTCAAGACTCGAACATGAGCACTG GCTCATCACATAGTGATAAGGAGGTAGATCCAAATACTCCAGAAAAGGTACCAAGAACTCCTtcagaaaggaaaaggaaacgtAAAGCTGATGATGGAGGTGGGGGAGTTACTGGGGGACCTATAGGAAGCAAGGGGTCTAGATCTGTTGCTGctcttgaaaataaaaaaataaatgagtATTTTCCAAAGCATCATTTGGGTAATAGCCCCATTCGGCATGGGGGTGCTAAAAGTCCTTCACCTCAACAGGGATATCCTAtg TATCCACCATCGCCTCAACAACTCCTTTCACCACAAGTAACAACACCCAATTCTTCAGTGGCAGAATTTTCTTCACTGATGCAGCCGCCAAGACCTCATCCTCaacctccacctcctcctccaccaGCCTCAACACAACCTGCAGGCTCGATGGTCAGCAAGCAGGTGCAGGTAAGGCCTACCAACCTCAGTAGGACAAGCCAGGTCAGGCAAGCGAAGACTAACACCCCAAAT aCAGAACTTACTTGCCAGAGGATACAAGAATTTGAAACTCAAGCCTCTTCAGACTTAGAATTACGTAACAACAAAATTGATGAATTAAATAga acaACTGATGAACTTAGGCATCAAATGGCTAATcaacaaaaattaattgaacAGCACAAATCTCATATAAATAAGTGTATAGATGTTGTAAAGAagctattaaaagaaaaatcaaacaTAGAAAAAAAGGAGGCTAGGCAAAAGTGTATGCAAAATAGACTGAGGTTGGGTCAATTTGTAACTCAAAGGGTGGGTGCAACGTTTCAAGAAAATTGGACGGATGGTTATGCGTTTCAAGAATTAGCTCGACGGCAAGAAGAAATCGCAACTGAACGAGAAGAAATTGATAAACAAAAAAAGCTACTACTCAAAAAAAGGCCATCGAACAGTGAAACTGGTAGGAAACGTAGTCAGCCTCAACCTTCTTTGCATAATGGCACAGAAGCTACATTCTTAAAGCCAGATGCAGTACCTGGATCTTATACGTGGCAAGAGTATTATGAAGCTGATGAAATACTCAAG TTAAGACAAAGTGCGTTGAAAAAAGAAGACGCTGATCTGCAATTAGAAATGGAAAAACTCGAAAGAGAACGAAACTTGCACATTAGGGAACTGAAACGTATTCACAACGAGGACCAATCGAGATTCAATTCTCATCCTGTATTGAATGAACGTTACCTTTTATTAATGTTGTTAGGAAAAGGTGGCTTCAGCGAAGTGCATAAG GCATTTGACTTAAAAGAGCAACGATATGTCGCCTGTAAAGTGCATCAACTAAATAAAGACTGGAAAGAAGATAAGAAAGCTAATTATATTAA GCATGCGTTACGAGAATACAATATACATAAAGCTCTTGATCATCCTCGTGTTGTGAAATTGTATGATGTATTTGAAATCGACGCCAATTCTTTTTGTACTGTCTTGGAATATTGTGATGGCCATGATTTAGATTTTTATCTTAAGCAG caTAAGACTATACCTGAAAGAGAAGCAAGATCTATTGTTATGCAAGTTGTATCTGCATTAAAGTACCTCAATGAAATAAAACCCCCAGTCATACATTATGATTTAAAGCCTG gtaatatattattaactgAAGGTAATGTTTGtggagaaataaaaataacggaTTTCGGGTTAAGTAAAGTAATGGATGAGGAAAATTATAATCCAGACCATGGAATGGATTTAACATCTCAAGGAGCTGGTACCTATTG GTATCTCCCACCAGAGTGTTTTGTTATTGGTAAAAATCCTCCAAAAATATCATCGAAAGTTGATGTTTGGAGTGTAGgagttatattttatcaatgtcTATATGGCAAAAAG CCTTTTGGACATAATCAATCTCAAGCTACAATTTTAGAAGAGAATACAATTTTGAAAGCCACTGAAGTTCAATTTGCAAATAAACCAACTGTTAGCAACGAAGCAAAG AGTTTCATAAGAAGTTGCCTAGCATATAGGAAAGAAGAGCGCATAGATGTGTTGACATTAGCTAGACATGAATATCTACAACCTCCAGTGCCAAAACATGGCCGTCAAGCGAATaatcagcaacaacagcaacaacaacaacagattcagcagcagcaacaaaccTCATTTAGTATTGGCATGTTTAGTGGTATGAACGCGTCAAGCAGTTCGTAG
- the LOC100650987 gene encoding serine/threonine-protein kinase tousled-like 2 isoform X5: MMSAGSQIQMAPQSTVNSGQSVHSQDSNMSTGSSHSDKEVDPNTPEKVPRTPSERKRKRKADDGGGGVTGGPIGSKGSRSVAALENKKINEYFPKHHLGNSPIRHGGAKSPSPQQGYPMYPPSPQQLLSPQVTTPNSSVAEFSSLMQPPRPHPQPPPPPPPASTQPAGSMVSKQVQVRPTNLSRTSQVRQAKTNTPNTELTCQRIQEFETQASSDLELRNNKIDELNRTTDELRHQMANQQKLIEQHKSHINKCIDVVKKLLKEKSNIEKKEARQKCMQNRLRLGQFVTQRVGATFQENWTDGYAFQELARRQEEIATEREEIDKQKKLLLKKRPSNSETGRKRSQPQPSLHNGTEATFLKPDAVPGSYTWQEYYEADEILKLRQSALKKEDADLQLEMEKLERERNLHIRELKRIHNEDQSRFNSHPVLNERYLLLMLLGKGGFSEVHKAFDLKEQRYVACKVHQLNKDWKEDKKANYIKHALREYNIHKALDHPRVVKLYDVFEIDANSFCTVLEYCDGHDLDFYLKQHKTIPEREARSIVMQVVSALKYLNEIKPPVIHYDLKPGNILLTEGNVCGEIKITDFGLSKVMDEENYNPDHGMDLTSQGAGTYWYLPPECFVIGKNPPKISSKVDVWSVGVIFYQCLYGKKPFGHNQSQATILEENTILKATEVQFANKPTVSNEAKSFIRSCLAYRKEERIDVLTLARHEYLQPPVPKHGRQANNQQQQQQQQQIQQQQQTSFSIGMFSGMNASSSS; the protein is encoded by the exons atg atGTCTGCTGGGTCACAAATTCAGATGGCACCTCAATCAACTGTAAACTCTGGTCAGTCAGTTCATAGTCAAGACTCGAACATGAGCACTG GCTCATCACATAGTGATAAGGAGGTAGATCCAAATACTCCAGAAAAGGTACCAAGAACTCCTtcagaaaggaaaaggaaacgtAAAGCTGATGATGGAGGTGGGGGAGTTACTGGGGGACCTATAGGAAGCAAGGGGTCTAGATCTGTTGCTGctcttgaaaataaaaaaataaatgagtATTTTCCAAAGCATCATTTGGGTAATAGCCCCATTCGGCATGGGGGTGCTAAAAGTCCTTCACCTCAACAGGGATATCCTAtg TATCCACCATCGCCTCAACAACTCCTTTCACCACAAGTAACAACACCCAATTCTTCAGTGGCAGAATTTTCTTCACTGATGCAGCCGCCAAGACCTCATCCTCaacctccacctcctcctccaccaGCCTCAACACAACCTGCAGGCTCGATGGTCAGCAAGCAGGTGCAGGTAAGGCCTACCAACCTCAGTAGGACAAGCCAGGTCAGGCAAGCGAAGACTAACACCCCAAAT aCAGAACTTACTTGCCAGAGGATACAAGAATTTGAAACTCAAGCCTCTTCAGACTTAGAATTACGTAACAACAAAATTGATGAATTAAATAga acaACTGATGAACTTAGGCATCAAATGGCTAATcaacaaaaattaattgaacAGCACAAATCTCATATAAATAAGTGTATAGATGTTGTAAAGAagctattaaaagaaaaatcaaacaTAGAAAAAAAGGAGGCTAGGCAAAAGTGTATGCAAAATAGACTGAGGTTGGGTCAATTTGTAACTCAAAGGGTGGGTGCAACGTTTCAAGAAAATTGGACGGATGGTTATGCGTTTCAAGAATTAGCTCGACGGCAAGAAGAAATCGCAACTGAACGAGAAGAAATTGATAAACAAAAAAAGCTACTACTCAAAAAAAGGCCATCGAACAGTGAAACTGGTAGGAAACGTAGTCAGCCTCAACCTTCTTTGCATAATGGCACAGAAGCTACATTCTTAAAGCCAGATGCAGTACCTGGATCTTATACGTGGCAAGAGTATTATGAAGCTGATGAAATACTCAAG TTAAGACAAAGTGCGTTGAAAAAAGAAGACGCTGATCTGCAATTAGAAATGGAAAAACTCGAAAGAGAACGAAACTTGCACATTAGGGAACTGAAACGTATTCACAACGAGGACCAATCGAGATTCAATTCTCATCCTGTATTGAATGAACGTTACCTTTTATTAATGTTGTTAGGAAAAGGTGGCTTCAGCGAAGTGCATAAG GCATTTGACTTAAAAGAGCAACGATATGTCGCCTGTAAAGTGCATCAACTAAATAAAGACTGGAAAGAAGATAAGAAAGCTAATTATATTAA GCATGCGTTACGAGAATACAATATACATAAAGCTCTTGATCATCCTCGTGTTGTGAAATTGTATGATGTATTTGAAATCGACGCCAATTCTTTTTGTACTGTCTTGGAATATTGTGATGGCCATGATTTAGATTTTTATCTTAAGCAG caTAAGACTATACCTGAAAGAGAAGCAAGATCTATTGTTATGCAAGTTGTATCTGCATTAAAGTACCTCAATGAAATAAAACCCCCAGTCATACATTATGATTTAAAGCCTG gtaatatattattaactgAAGGTAATGTTTGtggagaaataaaaataacggaTTTCGGGTTAAGTAAAGTAATGGATGAGGAAAATTATAATCCAGACCATGGAATGGATTTAACATCTCAAGGAGCTGGTACCTATTG GTATCTCCCACCAGAGTGTTTTGTTATTGGTAAAAATCCTCCAAAAATATCATCGAAAGTTGATGTTTGGAGTGTAGgagttatattttatcaatgtcTATATGGCAAAAAG CCTTTTGGACATAATCAATCTCAAGCTACAATTTTAGAAGAGAATACAATTTTGAAAGCCACTGAAGTTCAATTTGCAAATAAACCAACTGTTAGCAACGAAGCAAAG AGTTTCATAAGAAGTTGCCTAGCATATAGGAAAGAAGAGCGCATAGATGTGTTGACATTAGCTAGACATGAATATCTACAACCTCCAGTGCCAAAACATGGCCGTCAAGCGAATaatcagcaacaacagcaacaacaacaacagattcagcagcagcaacaaaccTCATTTAGTATTGGCATGTTTAGTGGTATGAACGCGTCAAGCAGTTCGTAG
- the LOC100650987 gene encoding serine/threonine-protein kinase tousled-like 2 isoform X4: protein MGLHHRLSWKMSAGSQIQMAPQSTVNSGQSVHSQDSNMSTGSSHSDKEVDPNTPEKVPRTPSERKRKRKADDGGGGVTGGPIGSKGSRSVAALENKKINEYFPKHHLGNSPIRHGGAKSPSPQQGYPMYPPSPQQLLSPQVTTPNSSVAEFSSLMQPPRPHPQPPPPPPPASTQPAGSMVSKQVQVRPTNLSRTSQVRQAKTNTPNTELTCQRIQEFETQASSDLELRNNKIDELNRTTDELRHQMANQQKLIEQHKSHINKCIDVVKKLLKEKSNIEKKEARQKCMQNRLRLGQFVTQRVGATFQENWTDGYAFQELARRQEEIATEREEIDKQKKLLLKKRPSNSETGRKRSQPQPSLHNGTEATFLKPDAVPGSYTWQEYYEADEILKLRQSALKKEDADLQLEMEKLERERNLHIRELKRIHNEDQSRFNSHPVLNERYLLLMLLGKGGFSEVHKAFDLKEQRYVACKVHQLNKDWKEDKKANYIKHALREYNIHKALDHPRVVKLYDVFEIDANSFCTVLEYCDGHDLDFYLKQHKTIPEREARSIVMQVVSALKYLNEIKPPVIHYDLKPGNILLTEGNVCGEIKITDFGLSKVMDEENYNPDHGMDLTSQGAGTYWYLPPECFVIGKNPPKISSKVDVWSVGVIFYQCLYGKKPFGHNQSQATILEENTILKATEVQFANKPTVSNEAKSFIRSCLAYRKEERIDVLTLARHEYLQPPVPKHGRQANNQQQQQQQQQIQQQQQTSFSIGMFSGMNASSSS from the exons ATGGGGCTCCACCATAGGCTATCCTGGAAG atGTCTGCTGGGTCACAAATTCAGATGGCACCTCAATCAACTGTAAACTCTGGTCAGTCAGTTCATAGTCAAGACTCGAACATGAGCACTG GCTCATCACATAGTGATAAGGAGGTAGATCCAAATACTCCAGAAAAGGTACCAAGAACTCCTtcagaaaggaaaaggaaacgtAAAGCTGATGATGGAGGTGGGGGAGTTACTGGGGGACCTATAGGAAGCAAGGGGTCTAGATCTGTTGCTGctcttgaaaataaaaaaataaatgagtATTTTCCAAAGCATCATTTGGGTAATAGCCCCATTCGGCATGGGGGTGCTAAAAGTCCTTCACCTCAACAGGGATATCCTAtg TATCCACCATCGCCTCAACAACTCCTTTCACCACAAGTAACAACACCCAATTCTTCAGTGGCAGAATTTTCTTCACTGATGCAGCCGCCAAGACCTCATCCTCaacctccacctcctcctccaccaGCCTCAACACAACCTGCAGGCTCGATGGTCAGCAAGCAGGTGCAGGTAAGGCCTACCAACCTCAGTAGGACAAGCCAGGTCAGGCAAGCGAAGACTAACACCCCAAAT aCAGAACTTACTTGCCAGAGGATACAAGAATTTGAAACTCAAGCCTCTTCAGACTTAGAATTACGTAACAACAAAATTGATGAATTAAATAga acaACTGATGAACTTAGGCATCAAATGGCTAATcaacaaaaattaattgaacAGCACAAATCTCATATAAATAAGTGTATAGATGTTGTAAAGAagctattaaaagaaaaatcaaacaTAGAAAAAAAGGAGGCTAGGCAAAAGTGTATGCAAAATAGACTGAGGTTGGGTCAATTTGTAACTCAAAGGGTGGGTGCAACGTTTCAAGAAAATTGGACGGATGGTTATGCGTTTCAAGAATTAGCTCGACGGCAAGAAGAAATCGCAACTGAACGAGAAGAAATTGATAAACAAAAAAAGCTACTACTCAAAAAAAGGCCATCGAACAGTGAAACTGGTAGGAAACGTAGTCAGCCTCAACCTTCTTTGCATAATGGCACAGAAGCTACATTCTTAAAGCCAGATGCAGTACCTGGATCTTATACGTGGCAAGAGTATTATGAAGCTGATGAAATACTCAAG TTAAGACAAAGTGCGTTGAAAAAAGAAGACGCTGATCTGCAATTAGAAATGGAAAAACTCGAAAGAGAACGAAACTTGCACATTAGGGAACTGAAACGTATTCACAACGAGGACCAATCGAGATTCAATTCTCATCCTGTATTGAATGAACGTTACCTTTTATTAATGTTGTTAGGAAAAGGTGGCTTCAGCGAAGTGCATAAG GCATTTGACTTAAAAGAGCAACGATATGTCGCCTGTAAAGTGCATCAACTAAATAAAGACTGGAAAGAAGATAAGAAAGCTAATTATATTAA GCATGCGTTACGAGAATACAATATACATAAAGCTCTTGATCATCCTCGTGTTGTGAAATTGTATGATGTATTTGAAATCGACGCCAATTCTTTTTGTACTGTCTTGGAATATTGTGATGGCCATGATTTAGATTTTTATCTTAAGCAG caTAAGACTATACCTGAAAGAGAAGCAAGATCTATTGTTATGCAAGTTGTATCTGCATTAAAGTACCTCAATGAAATAAAACCCCCAGTCATACATTATGATTTAAAGCCTG gtaatatattattaactgAAGGTAATGTTTGtggagaaataaaaataacggaTTTCGGGTTAAGTAAAGTAATGGATGAGGAAAATTATAATCCAGACCATGGAATGGATTTAACATCTCAAGGAGCTGGTACCTATTG GTATCTCCCACCAGAGTGTTTTGTTATTGGTAAAAATCCTCCAAAAATATCATCGAAAGTTGATGTTTGGAGTGTAGgagttatattttatcaatgtcTATATGGCAAAAAG CCTTTTGGACATAATCAATCTCAAGCTACAATTTTAGAAGAGAATACAATTTTGAAAGCCACTGAAGTTCAATTTGCAAATAAACCAACTGTTAGCAACGAAGCAAAG AGTTTCATAAGAAGTTGCCTAGCATATAGGAAAGAAGAGCGCATAGATGTGTTGACATTAGCTAGACATGAATATCTACAACCTCCAGTGCCAAAACATGGCCGTCAAGCGAATaatcagcaacaacagcaacaacaacaacagattcagcagcagcaacaaaccTCATTTAGTATTGGCATGTTTAGTGGTATGAACGCGTCAAGCAGTTCGTAG
- the LOC100650987 gene encoding serine/threonine-protein kinase tousled-like 2 isoform X6, translating into MSAGSQIQMAPQSTVNSGQSVHSQDSNMSTGSSHSDKEVDPNTPEKVPRTPSERKRKRKADDGGGGVTGGPIGSKGSRSVAALENKKINEYFPKHHLGNSPIRHGGAKSPSPQQGYPMYPPSPQQLLSPQVTTPNSSVAEFSSLMQPPRPHPQPPPPPPPASTQPAGSMVSKQVQVRPTNLSRTSQVRQAKTNTPNTELTCQRIQEFETQASSDLELRNNKIDELNRTTDELRHQMANQQKLIEQHKSHINKCIDVVKKLLKEKSNIEKKEARQKCMQNRLRLGQFVTQRVGATFQENWTDGYAFQELARRQEEIATEREEIDKQKKLLLKKRPSNSETGRKRSQPQPSLHNGTEATFLKPDAVPGSYTWQEYYEADEILKLRQSALKKEDADLQLEMEKLERERNLHIRELKRIHNEDQSRFNSHPVLNERYLLLMLLGKGGFSEVHKAFDLKEQRYVACKVHQLNKDWKEDKKANYIKHALREYNIHKALDHPRVVKLYDVFEIDANSFCTVLEYCDGHDLDFYLKQHKTIPEREARSIVMQVVSALKYLNEIKPPVIHYDLKPGNILLTEGNVCGEIKITDFGLSKVMDEENYNPDHGMDLTSQGAGTYWYLPPECFVIGKNPPKISSKVDVWSVGVIFYQCLYGKKPFGHNQSQATILEENTILKATEVQFANKPTVSNEAKSFIRSCLAYRKEERIDVLTLARHEYLQPPVPKHGRQANNQQQQQQQQQIQQQQQTSFSIGMFSGMNASSSS; encoded by the exons atGTCTGCTGGGTCACAAATTCAGATGGCACCTCAATCAACTGTAAACTCTGGTCAGTCAGTTCATAGTCAAGACTCGAACATGAGCACTG GCTCATCACATAGTGATAAGGAGGTAGATCCAAATACTCCAGAAAAGGTACCAAGAACTCCTtcagaaaggaaaaggaaacgtAAAGCTGATGATGGAGGTGGGGGAGTTACTGGGGGACCTATAGGAAGCAAGGGGTCTAGATCTGTTGCTGctcttgaaaataaaaaaataaatgagtATTTTCCAAAGCATCATTTGGGTAATAGCCCCATTCGGCATGGGGGTGCTAAAAGTCCTTCACCTCAACAGGGATATCCTAtg TATCCACCATCGCCTCAACAACTCCTTTCACCACAAGTAACAACACCCAATTCTTCAGTGGCAGAATTTTCTTCACTGATGCAGCCGCCAAGACCTCATCCTCaacctccacctcctcctccaccaGCCTCAACACAACCTGCAGGCTCGATGGTCAGCAAGCAGGTGCAGGTAAGGCCTACCAACCTCAGTAGGACAAGCCAGGTCAGGCAAGCGAAGACTAACACCCCAAAT aCAGAACTTACTTGCCAGAGGATACAAGAATTTGAAACTCAAGCCTCTTCAGACTTAGAATTACGTAACAACAAAATTGATGAATTAAATAga acaACTGATGAACTTAGGCATCAAATGGCTAATcaacaaaaattaattgaacAGCACAAATCTCATATAAATAAGTGTATAGATGTTGTAAAGAagctattaaaagaaaaatcaaacaTAGAAAAAAAGGAGGCTAGGCAAAAGTGTATGCAAAATAGACTGAGGTTGGGTCAATTTGTAACTCAAAGGGTGGGTGCAACGTTTCAAGAAAATTGGACGGATGGTTATGCGTTTCAAGAATTAGCTCGACGGCAAGAAGAAATCGCAACTGAACGAGAAGAAATTGATAAACAAAAAAAGCTACTACTCAAAAAAAGGCCATCGAACAGTGAAACTGGTAGGAAACGTAGTCAGCCTCAACCTTCTTTGCATAATGGCACAGAAGCTACATTCTTAAAGCCAGATGCAGTACCTGGATCTTATACGTGGCAAGAGTATTATGAAGCTGATGAAATACTCAAG TTAAGACAAAGTGCGTTGAAAAAAGAAGACGCTGATCTGCAATTAGAAATGGAAAAACTCGAAAGAGAACGAAACTTGCACATTAGGGAACTGAAACGTATTCACAACGAGGACCAATCGAGATTCAATTCTCATCCTGTATTGAATGAACGTTACCTTTTATTAATGTTGTTAGGAAAAGGTGGCTTCAGCGAAGTGCATAAG GCATTTGACTTAAAAGAGCAACGATATGTCGCCTGTAAAGTGCATCAACTAAATAAAGACTGGAAAGAAGATAAGAAAGCTAATTATATTAA GCATGCGTTACGAGAATACAATATACATAAAGCTCTTGATCATCCTCGTGTTGTGAAATTGTATGATGTATTTGAAATCGACGCCAATTCTTTTTGTACTGTCTTGGAATATTGTGATGGCCATGATTTAGATTTTTATCTTAAGCAG caTAAGACTATACCTGAAAGAGAAGCAAGATCTATTGTTATGCAAGTTGTATCTGCATTAAAGTACCTCAATGAAATAAAACCCCCAGTCATACATTATGATTTAAAGCCTG gtaatatattattaactgAAGGTAATGTTTGtggagaaataaaaataacggaTTTCGGGTTAAGTAAAGTAATGGATGAGGAAAATTATAATCCAGACCATGGAATGGATTTAACATCTCAAGGAGCTGGTACCTATTG GTATCTCCCACCAGAGTGTTTTGTTATTGGTAAAAATCCTCCAAAAATATCATCGAAAGTTGATGTTTGGAGTGTAGgagttatattttatcaatgtcTATATGGCAAAAAG CCTTTTGGACATAATCAATCTCAAGCTACAATTTTAGAAGAGAATACAATTTTGAAAGCCACTGAAGTTCAATTTGCAAATAAACCAACTGTTAGCAACGAAGCAAAG AGTTTCATAAGAAGTTGCCTAGCATATAGGAAAGAAGAGCGCATAGATGTGTTGACATTAGCTAGACATGAATATCTACAACCTCCAGTGCCAAAACATGGCCGTCAAGCGAATaatcagcaacaacagcaacaacaacaacagattcagcagcagcaacaaaccTCATTTAGTATTGGCATGTTTAGTGGTATGAACGCGTCAAGCAGTTCGTAG